The following DNA comes from Rhodopseudomonas boonkerdii.
AAGATTCGCACCGAAGTGCTGCAGCTCGTCGCAATGAACCAGGTCGATCTGCTCGAACCACTGATGAACAGCGATGCAGACCGGGCATTTCTCAAGACCATCCTTGACTCCCGCAAGAATCTGCGTGACCGATTTAATTTCGAGACCACGCAACCTCCCCTCACTTCCTGACCTCCGACCGACCTCTCAAGAAGATCGATGCGTATTCTGCTGACTGGATCATCGGGCTGGCTTGGACGCTTTCTCGGGCCGCGTCTCCGAGCGGCAGGTCATCATGTTGTCGGCCTTGATGTCGCGGCTGGTACGGAGACGTCCGTCATCGGCTCGGTGGCGAACCGTGCATTGGTCGATCGCGTCTTCTGCGAGTTCGGCATCGAGGCTGTCATTCACTGCGGCGCGTTGCACAAGCCGGACATCATCCGCTATCCGGCTCAGGCCTTTATCGACGTCAATGTCAGCGGCACGCTGAACCTGCTCGAAGCTGCCGTACGGGCGAAGCACGATCGTTTCGTCTTCACATCCAGCACCTCGCTGATGATCACGACGGCAATCCGCGAAGAAACCGGCAACGCGGCCGTCTGGCTCGATGAAACCTCCGGACCGCTGGCGCCGCGTAACATCTATGGCGTGACGAAACTGTCCGCGGAAGAGCTGTGTCGCCTCACGCATCTCGAACATGGACTGAATTGCGTGGTGCTTCGCACCAGCCGCTTCTTCCCGGAAGAAGACGACACACTCGATCACGTGCCTGGTCCGAACCTCAAGGCCAATGAATTCCTCAATCGCCGGCTGACCGTCGAAGACGCCGCAGACGCGCATATCGTTGCGCTCGACAGGGCTCCCGCCATCGGTTTCGACACTTTCGTGATCTCTGCGCCCCCACCCTTTGCGAAATCAGATGTCGGGGCCCTGAAGCAGGATGCCGCGCGCGTCATCGCCGGCTATTTCCCTGATGCCGGGGAACTCTATGCCAGGCGCAGCTGGAAGCTGCCCCACAGCATCGGACGCGTTTACGATCCCGGCAAAGCCGAACGCGTGCTCGGCTTCCGTTGCAAGACGGATTTTGCCAGCATCATCGACGCTCTGAAGAACGACACAGAGCTGCCCTTCGCTCACGATCCCGACTATATGTCACCGAAGGAACGCGCGGCTCGCTGAGCCAGCGCTACGAGGCCCGCCACAAGGTCCAAAGCGTTCGTAACCGTGAGCGGATATAGAGTTCGAACGGATCGAAGCGCGCATCCGCCATCTGGCCGAGATCATATTTCACCAGCGCTATCGGCAGGAACGCCGCGCGGGCCGGCTCCGCGACGTCGGCAAGCATGCTGCCGGCCACGGCCAGCTGCTCCTGTGCGCCCTTGATGAGTTGATCGAGCGTCGCCCGGATCGCAGGCGTCAGCTTGCCGGCATAGAATTCATGCTCACTGCCGCCATTCTGCCGGAGCATGTCGTGCGGGAGATAAAGCTGCCGACGCGCGGCGTCGTAAGGCAAGCGCGCCGCGATGCGCGTGACGCCGTGCGCGAGGCCGAGATGTTCAGCGGCATGATCGACGGCTTCGGAGCGATCGCCGAGGATACGCCCGGCGCAGGCAAACAGCGTTCCCGACGTGTCGCGGAAATGGCTTTCCAGCACCGCGAGATCTGGCATCGGATCGTTGTAGAGATCGAAGACATGAGCATCGATCAGCTTGGCGAGGCGATCGACCGGCAGATCAAAGTCGCGCACCGTGCGGAGCAACTCGGCGGCTACCGGGTTCTGCTCGACATCGCCATGCCCGGCGCCAGCCAGCGCATCGGTCCACCACTGCAGCCGGATCTCGCCAGGCAGCGCCTGCCTGACCTGATCGCGCACACGGCTGACCTCGGCGTTAAAGCCGTACAGCGCCAGCAGCGGGCGCCGCTTGTCCGCAGGTACGAACAAGGTCGAGGCGTAACGGTCAAAATCGTGGGTGCGCACGAGATCGGCGCAGAACACCGCAGCGCTCGTGTCGGCGCCGCTCATGGCACGGCGATCAACGCGGCAGCCACGCGGCGGCGCTCGCCGATCATGATGTTGTAGGTGCGGATCGCAGGTCCCGTCATCATCGTATCCACGACGATGCTGACGCCACGCAGCGCTTCGCGCAGGTCGCGCGGCATGATCCAGACGTCATTGCCGGTGCCGATGATCAACGTGTCGATGCCGGCATGGCTCTCGAAGACACGGCGCAGCGTATCGCGGTTGATCTCGTCCGGTCTGGTGACGGGCCACGGCCACACCGCATCGGGCAGGCACAAAAGCGAGCCCTGATGCGACATGGTGTCGAAGATGAAACCGCCCTTGCCATAGGCTTCGATCTCGGCCGCGCGCGGGAGATGCGGCTGCTCGGGATCGACCGGCATCAGGCTTGCGCCGTCTTCTTCGCCGACTTGCCCGTGCTCACCGGTTCGTCACGATTCTCACCGACGCCAAGATAGATCAGCATGGGCGCAGCGATGAAGATCGAGGTGTAGGTACCGACCAGTACCACGCCGAAGATCATCACCGCCGTGAACGAATGGATCGCGTGACCGCCGAACAGATACAGCGCGAGGAGCGCCAGCGTCACGGTCACGTGCGTGATGATCGAACGCGACAGCGTCGAATTGATCGACTCGTTGAGCAGTTCCGGCATCGGCATCTTCTTGTAGCGACGCAGGATCTCGCGGATACGATCATAGATGACCACGGTGTCGTTCAGCGAATAACCGAGAATGGTCAAGAGCGCCGCGATGCTGGTGAGGTCGAAATCGACCTGCGCGATCGACATGAAACCGATGGTCAGCACGATATCGTGGACGTTGGCGATCATGGCGCCGATGGCGAACTGCCATTCGAAGCGGAACCAGAGATAGATCAGGATGCCGAAGATCGCGACGATCAGGCCAAGCATGCCGTAAGCCAGCAATTCGCCGGAGACGCGCGGGCCGACCACTTCGACGCGGCGATATTCGACGCTGTCGCCGAGCGTGGCGCGCACCTTCTGCACCGCGGCCTGCTGCGCGGCATCGCCGCCGGGCTGCTGCGCGAGACGGATGAGAACATCGGCGGGACCACCGAACTGCTGCAGCTGCACGTCGCCGAGCTGCAGACCCGACAGTTTGGTGCGCATATCCGAAATATCGGCCTGACCGCTCTTGGCCTGCACTTCCATGAGCGTACCGCCCTTGAAGTCGATGCCGAAATTCAGGCCATGGGTGAAAAACAGCGTAATCGCCGCGATGGTCAGCAGCGCCGAGATCGGGAACGAGATGCGACGAAAGCGCGTGAAGTCGAACTTCGTATCGTCGGGGACGATGCGAAGCGGTGGCAACAGGTCGAAGATGGTCACAATCGACAGAACGACGACCAGTGCAGCCAGACCGAGAAGAACCATTTGTGTCGTAGTCAAAGTCTGCTCCGTCAGCTCAGATCGGCACGCGCTGCGGCCGCTTCCACCTGACCCAGGTGGCAACGATCAGTCGGGTCACGGTGAAGGCGGTGAACACCGTCGTGATGATGCCGATGCCGAAGGTCACGGCAAAGCCGCGCACCGGACCAGTGCCGATATAGAACAGCACTGCCGCGGCGATGAAGGTGGTGATGTTGGAATCGAGAATGGTGGCGAGCGCGCGTTTGAAGCCGGCGTCGATGGCGGCGATCGCCGTGCGGCCGCCGCGCAGTTCCTCGCGGATACGCTCGTAGATCAGCACGTTGGAGTCCACCGCGATACCAACCGTGAGCACAATGCCGGCGATACCGGGCAGCGTCAGCGTGGCATTGAGCAGCGACAGGACGCCGAAGATCATGGCGACGTTGATGGCGACAGCGATATTCGCGAACAGGCCGAACAGACGATAGGTCAGCAGCATGAACAGAATGACGAAGATCGAGCCGATATAGGCGGCGAGTTCGCCCTTGGCGATGGAGTCCTGACCGAGGCCGGGACCAACCGTGCGTTCTTCGATGATCGACAGCGGCGCCGGCAGCGCGCCCGCGCGCAGCAGGATTGCGAGGTCATTGGCGCCCTGCACGGTGAACGAGCCCGAAATCTGGCCCGAACCGCCGGTGATCGGCTCACGGATGACCGGCGCCGACACCACCTCGTTATCGAGCACGATGGCGAAAGGCAGGCCGACATTCTTGGTGGTCGCTTCCGCGAACTTGCGGGCACCCGCGGTATTGAAGCGGAACGAGACGATCGGCTCATTGGTGCGCTGGTCGAAGCCCGGTTGCGCATCGGTGAGATCGGCGCCGGAAACCAGCACCTCCTTCTTCACCAGATACGGCACCTTCGGCGAGGTCGAGCTCATCAGGAGATCGGAGTCGGCGGGCACCCGGCCCTGCGCCTGTTCCGCCGGGATCGACGTATCGACCATGCGGAAGTCGAGCTTCGCGGTCTTGCCCAGCAGTTCCTTCAGGCGTGACGGATCCTGCAGGCCCGGCACCTGCACCAGCACGCGGTCGAGGCCCTGACGCTGGATCAGCGGCTCAACAGTGCCGAGTTCGTTGATGCGGCGCTCAATGATCTGCAGCGACTGATCGACCGACTGACGCAACCGGTCGTTGATCGCCGCCTGCGGCACGGTAAAGCGGATCAGCCCGCCGCCGGCGTCGGAGACCTCGAGACTGCGCGCCCCGCTCTGCCCCATGATGCCGCCGAGCGGCTGCGACAGTTCACGCAGCTTGCTGAGCGCGTTCGGAAGATCGGTCTCCCTGGTGATACGAACTTCGACCGCGTCGCCGCGGACATTCAGACCCGTATACTGAACGCGGGGATTGATGTCGCGCAACGTCCGGCGCACGTCATCGCGGACCTGATCCAGCTTGTCCTTCTTGACAGCGGCGGCATCGACTTCGAGCAGGATGTGCGATCCGCCCTGCAGATCGAGGCCCAGCACCAGATGGCGCTGTGCCCATTTCGGCCAGGTCTTCACGGTGGCTTCGGGAATGAAGTTCGGCACAGCGAACAGGCAGACGACCAGCGCCGTCAGGATAATGCCCAGCGCCTTCCACCGTGAGAAATACAACATCGAACAGGTCCGTCAGGATTCGAGGATAAGCGTCGCCGCGAGTTATTTCGCCGCCGCGTCGTCCTTCGCCTCGGTCTTCTCGCCCTTCTCCTTGGCGGGCTCGCCCTTGGTGCGGACGCCGGAGATCATCGAACGCAACTGACGAACGCGGATGCCGTCGGCCAGTTCGAACTCGACCTGCTCGTCGTCCACCACCTTCGTCACCTTGCCGATCAGGCCGCCCGAGGTGACGATGGTGTCACCGCGACGGATATTTTTCACCATTTCGGCGTGATCGCGCACCTTCTTCTGCTGCGGGCGCAGGATCAGGAAATACATGATCACGAAGATCAGCGCGAACGGCAGGAGCGACATCAGCATGCTGTTGGTGTCGTTGCCGGCGGCTGCGGCCTGGGCGAACGCAGGGGTAATGAACATCGGAAGTCCTCAATCGGGCTGGAAATGACCGGCGACGCAGCCGCAGAAAGCCGGCCCTCGCAAATTCGGCGCGGACTATAGCGGCCGGCAGGCCAATTGCAACGCTCCTAACCCCCTTGATGTACAAGCGTTTGTACCGCTTGCGGAGCTGTTCCCGGATGGTTAAGGGTGCGGGCCGAGGAAAGTCAAAAATGTCAAAAAAACCCAATAAAACCAGCCGCCGCCCTGCCCCCAAAGACGCCAAGCCCGCCACCCGCAAGACAGCCGCCGGCCGCCCGCGACCGATGGCCGCCCCCGGCCTGGAAGAGCGCATTGCGGTCGCCCTGGAAGCGATCGCGGCCAACATGGCCGCAGCGAGACCCAAGGTGTCCAATGCCGATTCTCTCGCCAGCGCCGATGCCTTCATTTGGCATCCCGATGGCCGCCTCGCGCCCGTGCCGAAGGTCAGCCGCGTGGAGCTCGACCTGCTGCAGGGCATCAATCAGCAGGTCGATACGCTGATCGAGAACACCCGCCGTTTCGCCAATGGCCTGCCCGCCAATAACGCCCTGCTCTGGGGCGCGCGCGGCATGGGCAAATCGTCCCTGGTGAAGGCCGCACATGCGCGGATCAATGCCAGCAAGTCGGTCAGCGGCCGACTGAAACTGGTCGAGATCCATCGCGAGGACATTGAGAGCCTGCCGCTCCTGATGGCGCAGATCCGCGCCTCGGACTTCTATTTCATTGTGTTCTGCGACGATCTCTCCTTCGACGGCAATGACGCCTCCTACAAGTCGCTCAAGGCCGTGCTTGAAGGCGGCATCGAAGGCCGGCCGGAGAACGTCATCCTTTATGCGACCTCGAATCGCCGCCATCTGCTCGCCCGTGACATGATCGAGAACGAGCGCTCGACCTCGATCAATCCCGGTGAAGCAGTGGAGGAAAAGGTCTCGCTATCGGACCGTTTCGGCCTCTGGCTCGGCTTCCACAAATGCAACCAGGATGAATATCTCGCCATGGTCCGCGGCTATTGCAGCCATTACGCGATGGAGATCGACGACGCCCAGCTCCAACGCGAAGCGCTCGAATGGTCCACCACGCGCGGGTCGCGCTCCGGCCGTGTGGCCTGGCAGTTCGTGCAGGAACTCGCAGGACGCTTGGGGGTGAAGCTGGCGGCGAAGTAAGTCGTCGTGCTCGCCTGGCGCATGAGTATTGTTCTACGCACCGCACGAATAAAAAAGAACGGCACCAGAAGGTGCCGTTTTTTTCCGAGCTGAATGGCAGCGTCATGCACCGTTCAGGAATTGCAGGGGATCGACGGGCGACGAGCCCTTGCGGATTTCGAAGTGCAACTGCGGTGACGAGACCTCGCCGGACTGGCCCGACTTCATGATCACCTGACCACGCTTGATGGTTTCTCCGCGCTTCACCATCAGCTCGCTCGCATGGGCGTAGGCCGTGACATAACCATTGGAGTGACGCACCAGCACGAGATTGCCATAGCCCTTGAGCTCGTTGCCGGCATAGGCCACGACCCCATCCTCGGCGGCCTTGACCGGCGTGCCTTCCGGCACGGCGATGTTGATGCCGTCGTTCGACTTGCCGTTGGTTTTGGCACCGTAGCCAGCCGCAACACGGCCGCGCACCGGCCAGCGGAATGTCGGCAGTGCGCCGGTGGCTTCAGCGGCCTTCGCCGGTGTCTCCGGAGCGGCTTCTTCGGGTGTC
Coding sequences within:
- a CDS encoding ATP-binding protein — protein: MSKKPNKTSRRPAPKDAKPATRKTAAGRPRPMAAPGLEERIAVALEAIAANMAAARPKVSNADSLASADAFIWHPDGRLAPVPKVSRVELDLLQGINQQVDTLIENTRRFANGLPANNALLWGARGMGKSSLVKAAHARINASKSVSGRLKLVEIHREDIESLPLLMAQIRASDFYFIVFCDDLSFDGNDASYKSLKAVLEGGIEGRPENVILYATSNRRHLLARDMIENERSTSINPGEAVEEKVSLSDRFGLWLGFHKCNQDEYLAMVRGYCSHYAMEIDDAQLQREALEWSTTRGSRSGRVAWQFVQELAGRLGVKLAAK
- a CDS encoding Mth938-like domain-containing protein; amino-acid sequence: MPVDPEQPHLPRAAEIEAYGKGGFIFDTMSHQGSLLCLPDAVWPWPVTRPDEINRDTLRRVFESHAGIDTLIIGTGNDVWIMPRDLREALRGVSIVVDTMMTGPAIRTYNIMIGERRRVAAALIAVP
- a CDS encoding phytoene/squalene synthase family protein → MSGADTSAAVFCADLVRTHDFDRYASTLFVPADKRRPLLALYGFNAEVSRVRDQVRQALPGEIRLQWWTDALAGAGHGDVEQNPVAAELLRTVRDFDLPVDRLAKLIDAHVFDLYNDPMPDLAVLESHFRDTSGTLFACAGRILGDRSEAVDHAAEHLGLAHGVTRIAARLPYDAARRQLYLPHDMLRQNGGSEHEFYAGKLTPAIRATLDQLIKGAQEQLAVAGSMLADVAEPARAAFLPIALVKYDLGQMADARFDPFELYIRSRLRTLWTLWRAS
- a CDS encoding NAD-dependent epimerase/dehydratase family protein → MRILLTGSSGWLGRFLGPRLRAAGHHVVGLDVAAGTETSVIGSVANRALVDRVFCEFGIEAVIHCGALHKPDIIRYPAQAFIDVNVSGTLNLLEAAVRAKHDRFVFTSSTSLMITTAIREETGNAAVWLDETSGPLAPRNIYGVTKLSAEELCRLTHLEHGLNCVVLRTSRFFPEEDDTLDHVPGPNLKANEFLNRRLTVEDAADAHIVALDRAPAIGFDTFVISAPPPFAKSDVGALKQDAARVIAGYFPDAGELYARRSWKLPHSIGRVYDPGKAERVLGFRCKTDFASIIDALKNDTELPFAHDPDYMSPKERAAR
- the yajC gene encoding preprotein translocase subunit YajC; the encoded protein is MFITPAFAQAAAAGNDTNSMLMSLLPFALIFVIMYFLILRPQQKKVRDHAEMVKNIRRGDTIVTSGGLIGKVTKVVDDEQVEFELADGIRVRQLRSMISGVRTKGEPAKEKGEKTEAKDDAAAK
- the secF gene encoding protein translocase subunit SecF, whose translation is MVLLGLAALVVVLSIVTIFDLLPPLRIVPDDTKFDFTRFRRISFPISALLTIAAITLFFTHGLNFGIDFKGGTLMEVQAKSGQADISDMRTKLSGLQLGDVQLQQFGGPADVLIRLAQQPGGDAAQQAAVQKVRATLGDSVEYRRVEVVGPRVSGELLAYGMLGLIVAIFGILIYLWFRFEWQFAIGAMIANVHDIVLTIGFMSIAQVDFDLTSIAALLTILGYSLNDTVVIYDRIREILRRYKKMPMPELLNESINSTLSRSIITHVTVTLALLALYLFGGHAIHSFTAVMIFGVVLVGTYTSIFIAAPMLIYLGVGENRDEPVSTGKSAKKTAQA
- the secD gene encoding protein translocase subunit SecD translates to MLYFSRWKALGIILTALVVCLFAVPNFIPEATVKTWPKWAQRHLVLGLDLQGGSHILLEVDAAAVKKDKLDQVRDDVRRTLRDINPRVQYTGLNVRGDAVEVRITRETDLPNALSKLRELSQPLGGIMGQSGARSLEVSDAGGGLIRFTVPQAAINDRLRQSVDQSLQIIERRINELGTVEPLIQRQGLDRVLVQVPGLQDPSRLKELLGKTAKLDFRMVDTSIPAEQAQGRVPADSDLLMSSTSPKVPYLVKKEVLVSGADLTDAQPGFDQRTNEPIVSFRFNTAGARKFAEATTKNVGLPFAIVLDNEVVSAPVIREPITGGSGQISGSFTVQGANDLAILLRAGALPAPLSIIEERTVGPGLGQDSIAKGELAAYIGSIFVILFMLLTYRLFGLFANIAVAINVAMIFGVLSLLNATLTLPGIAGIVLTVGIAVDSNVLIYERIREELRGGRTAIAAIDAGFKRALATILDSNITTFIAAAVLFYIGTGPVRGFAVTFGIGIITTVFTAFTVTRLIVATWVRWKRPQRVPI